In Nematostella vectensis chromosome 2, jaNemVect1.1, whole genome shotgun sequence, one genomic interval encodes:
- the LOC5514836 gene encoding uncharacterized protein LOC5514836 isoform X1, with the protein MGESRDNSKQNETIASVVGEFYCELCKLEFSTKEELEEHTWTILHHGKLNKAKGRECVHECSLCLEQFYDLLSFTSHLHSDTHQEKYNTWNKQHNPVSELQHIENLSPSSHSGAKKVGNSHTETRNKTSFRDRRGKQSNQRGHQRHHSYGLRQGVHQGNKETSSSPVENASRNLRAGSRLLEYWSNNSGDFTPKYCGNGRRYNGKQGNELDYSKDTYEASNFYAFDFPKKNDKFHWVSPELKADFRDRDANCNLDMGHSVTFQRPLCALMDIDLASTRQDFVSPGTDRSSVVSSERQKTLESNNASDRIYGQCSFQSNAHLFLSEKETPQNNTDTKECSLTKKISSIEEDLSEADIKVTCLNSKSTHGVSSSTVTCSASSVLIGGTAIDAWTGNLNGRSKEADFPRLTSFAVPVSDCSTALSEEREEALRAKLGIKREPMDRKEDFSSCSSEKIQVKKKPGLDSKNDATPQESLTLCSFLHIDGVRCSARTSARYCSYHERIQPTASTIPQRSPSAPSSLTTTGLVNLDDTLPYKLGERSKDSAVRRTTTDKKKSYSVLPEMSGQPAHTRTGSSLVEEQQAAEKVTTNKMQMIDLSYSTKYLSQAHSLGVGTRSCDTNTKASHVVDQDSSVGASLRREHASDRFHGRVFVSSSKGSDTDVLRDTLSFSTAKGAKDLVSCSLTDDVGERNLTPSVFTSPTCKSPLRSPEGGKSPNSFGISNMDLCKLNLPPNIKRALSMKYLKKNSDAVAPNLSSARSRIDVPRKPSLEKEDDLTKKKRTEPSILDRAPRLNRSSSLDSFPFRRFAYGDFSSLMANRNEKSVTASAAFSSVQSLTELTSTAFTQPFSSDTPSTALSSISSAQPLTSLIELSSTQYLKSTQPSEATTPFLKSTGSSEITTRNFMSVMDPESEIAPQGVTSVGDYETSQSLKSPNTMKPRRTYKDLKAHATRTQILPSKPSTFASSFHPVASRFVEIAPRPSRHATSTANSLQRHGLLDLQSSSLSGLASRQMDPVTSRYVNIVRKPSPPEVSSCNANSLQRHGILDLQRSSVMGVAAHKVIPPTESADPLLKHGLVDLTSVNVTEIPEVHRTGQTTLEVLSPKRQLEEDEEERSSKKAKLDDDQNVDLSRVTYTTGVDIMQLLMLEKEEQAQTKVLERTRNQIQETNAKMHKLAVELERLQAEEKCTSKSINELKERRLNILQSALHCQEGKNKIIHEDDGINPKQDLSLLSEKPSSPGSSHVGNFQGICDKMDVDGPSHNMPHDEQHYHKQEAILDESVVVKIEVPDEETAAEVAALINPEHGMLTLVDQGIESATVEKLDLQESEHGKGPSTEEGTCVSDGMANSVAPPSGETETVPSPPVRGTNRAKQITCPPKRGLRKSPRKLPVIRQRSSNDSTKPSQASDTSDIGGKAPRSRVELIDKVKNLHSAKKLQSGKRKSFSDVEVSNTIALSRERIQLVRDRIKLWKSDQDGALATASEASEKVLLTTAEKTSLRPSSTNSDTDTTMYYNNTPLTPSKVPVRDVTVPVRELRNSTRKTTKELKKSSLQKSRKNSHDARKEPREGSKRKADTKTESSKQGKRQARKRGKEKRNFKRRSSSRGTPTPVSISVCGNSPSEDVKKMNAQEGSTNSELSTPVAHVGLPTAAVESLKKQLQRKSRVPTKSSSESYSMFSGHTGAVCAIKACDGYLYTCSADKTTKAFDIQTGNCVKVYDGHHNAVNCLEISEDRTRLFTGSNDQTVRSYNVKTAVCTHKFTFHGRVMCLHNAFDLLFVGLNTGIVTLVDLKKNACVERLHCHDPRGVSCLATATEGQRKLLCTGSFDATISIRDSTSGLLIRTIKSHTMTVLCLQVVENFIYSGAADNQVLAHNLNTGELVRSYKGHTLSVSGLQVVGRVLVSSCLDKLIRCYDLASAELLQVYGGHKEMIFSVHMFNGKVPKQTYRIYSGARDGKVVSVKLDLRVYHQCLWKDCNLKYGVMSHLTDHVKESHIKQGDLTSCGWEGCDGVFSSDSIHEKLDIARHILSHVESRGSEK; encoded by the exons gAGCTTGAAGAGCATACCTGGACAATTCTTCACCATGGAAAGctgaacaaagcaaaaggAAG ggAATGTGTTCATGAGTGCTCACTATGCCTAGAGCAATTCTATGATTTGTTGTCATTCACAAGTCATCTACACAGTGACACACACCAGGAGAAGTACAACACATGGAATAAACAACATAACCCTGTTTCCGAATTACAACATATTGAGAATTTATCACCAAGCTCCCACTCTGGGGCCAAGAAAGTGGGTAACTCTCATACTGAAACTAGAAACAAAACCAGCTTTAGGGATAGAAGAGGGAAGCAGTCAAACCAAAGGGGGCATCAAAGACATCACTCGTATGGCCTGCGTCAAGGAGTACATCAgggaaataaagaaacaagtTCCTCCCCAGTAGAGAATGCCTCTAGAAATCTAAGGGCTGGTTCCAGGCTATTAGAATACTGGTCAAATAATAGCGGTGATTTTACCCCAAAATATTGTGGTAATGGAAGGAGGTATAATGGCAAACAAGGAAATGAACTTGATTATTCGAAAGATACTTATGAAGCATCTAACTTTTATGCATTTGATTTTCCTAAGAAGAATGACAAGTTTCATTGGGTGAGTCCTGAGCTGAAGGCAGACTTTAGAGACAGAGATGCTAATTGCAATCTTGACATGGGGCATTCTGTTACATTTCAGAGGCCATTGTGCGCCTTGATGGATATTGACTTGGCATCCACGAGACAAGACTTTGTTTCTCCTGGGACAGATAGAAGTAGTGTTGTCTCTAGTGAAAGGCAGAAAACATTGGAGTCCAACAATGCAAGTGATAGGATTTATGGACAATGTTCTTTCCAAAGTAATGCTCATTTATTCCTCAGTGAAAAAGAAACACCACAAAATAATACTGATACAAAAGAATGTTCCTTAACTAAAAAAATCAGTTCAATTGAGGAGGATTTATCTGAAGCTGACATCAAAGTTACTTGTTTAAATTCTAAGAGCACACATGGTGTAAGCAGCTCAACAGTGACGTGCTCTGCAAGTTCTGTGTTAATAGGAGGCACTGCAATAGATGCTTGGACTGGAAATTTGAATGGCAGAAGTAAAGAGGCAGATTTTCCAAGACTGACTAGCTTTGCTGTTCCAGTGTCAGATTGCTCAACAGCTCTGTCTGAGGAAAGAGAGGAGGCTTTGAGAGCAAAATTGGGAATCAAGAGAGAGCCAATGGATCGCAAAGAG GACTTCTCATCATGCAGTTCTGAGAAAATCCAGGTCAAAAAGAAACCTGGTCTAGATTCAAAGAACG ATGCTACGCCTCAAGAGTCTCTAACCCTCTGTAGCTTTCTGCATATTGATGGAGTACGTTGTTCTGCACGGACCTCTGCGAG ATACTGTAGCTATCATGAACGTATCCAGCCGACTGCATCTACCATTCCACAGAGGTCTCCCAGTGCACCGTCCTCTTTGACCACAACGGGACTTGTCAATCTAGATGACACCTTGCCGTATAAACTCGGCGAGAGAAGTAAAGACTCTGCTGTACGGCGCACGActactgataaaaaaaagtcataCAGTGTTCTCCCTGAGATGTCTGGCCAGCCAGCTCATACCAGGACAGGGAGCTCCTTGGTGGAAGAGCAACAGGCGGCAGAGAAGGTTACTACTAACAAAATGCAGATGATAGATCTAAGCTATAGCACAAAGTACCTCTCGCAAGCCCATTCTCTGGGTGTAGGGACAAGGTCATGTGATACGAACACTAAAGCTTCACATGTTGTTGATCAAGACTCGAGTGTAGGCGCTTCACTCAGACGGGAACACGCATCAGATAGATTTCATGGAAGAGTGTTTGTCTCCTCGAGTAAGGGTTCAGATACTGATGTTTTGAGAGATACACTCTCTTTCAGTACAGCCAAAGGCGCCAAGGATTTAGTGTCATGTAGTTTGACTGATGACGTTGGAGAAAGGAATCTAACTCCCTCTGTATTTACCTCTCCTACTTGCAAAAGCCCATTGCGTAGTCCTGAGGGGGGCAAATCACCTAACTCTTTCGGCATTTCCAACATGGATTTATGCAAGCTGAACTTACCGCCAAACATCAAGCGTGCACTCTCCATGAAGTACTTAAAAAAGAATTCTGATGCTGTGGCGCCAAATCTGAGCAGTGCTAGATCGCGCATAGATGTGCCTAGAAAACCGTCCCTTGAAAAGGAGGATGACCTAACCAAGAAGAAGAGAACGGAACCATCAATCCTAGACAGAGCACCACGCCTAAACAGGAGCTCGAGTCTTGATTCGTTCCCATTCCGGCGGTTTGCATATGGAGATTTCTCCTCATTAATGGCCAACAGGAACGAAAAATCTGTAACAGCTAGCGCCGCCTTTTCCAGTGTCCAGTCACTTACAGAGCTCACCTCGACAGCTTTTACTCAGCCTTTTTCTAGCGACACACCTTCCACGGCTTTATCTTCAATCTCATCAGCCCAGCCACTTACAAGTTTGATCGAACTGAGTTCTACTCAATACCTCAAATCGACACAGCCATCTGAAGCCACTACTCCCTTTCTTAAATCAACAGGATCGTCTGAAATCACTACTCGGAACTTCATGTCGGTTATGGATCCTGAATCTGAAATCGCTCCTCAGGGCGTAACATCGGTAGGGGATTATGAAACTTCTCAGTCCCTCAAATCGCCGAATACAATGAAACCTAGACGTACGTATAAAGATCTGAAAGCCCATGCAACAAGAACCCAAATATTACCCAGTAAGCCGTCGACATTTGCTTCGTCCTTCCATCCGGTAGCATCAAGATTCGTAGAAATAGCTCCCAGGCCGTCGCGGCatgcaacaagtactgcaAACTCCCTCCAACGTCATGGATTACTAGACCTTCAATCTTCCTCTCTTTCGGGCCTTGCTTCACGTCAGATGGACCCTGTAACGTCCAGATACGTTAACATAGTGCGCAAGCCATCGCCACCGGAAGTAAGCAGTTGTAATGCGAACTCCCTTCAGCGTCATGGAATTCTAGACCTTCAAAGGTCCTCGGTTATGGGTGTGGCTGCTCACAAGGTGATTCCTCCTACAGAGTCTGCTGACCCACTTCTCAAGCATGGCCTTGTTGACCTAACATCCGTGAATGTTACTGAGATCCCTGAAGTTCACCGTACTGGTCAAACCACCCTCGAGGTCCTTAGCCCTAAGAGGCAGCTGGAGGAGGATGAAGAGGAACGTTCCAgcaaaaaagccaaattagACGATGATCAGAATGTTGACCTTTCGAGAGTCACCTACACCACAGGAGTAGACATCATGCAGTTACTCATGTTGGAGAAGGAGGAGCAAGCTCAGACGAAAGTGCTTGAGCGAACGCGAAATCAAATCCAAGAAACAAACGCAAAGATGCACAAGCTCGCGGTTGAGCTGGAAAGACTTCAAGCAGAGGAAAAATGTACGTCAAAAAGTATAAATGAACTCAAGGAAAGGAGACTAAACATCCTGCAAAGCGCGCTGCATTGTCAGGAAGGCAAGAACAAAATAATACACGAAGATGACGGAATTAATCCTAAGCAAGATTTGTCTCTTCTGTCAGAAAAACCATCCAGTCCTGGGTCTAGTCATGTCGGGAATTTTCAGGGAATATGCGATAAAATGGATGTGGACGGCCCTTCGCATAATATGCCTCATGATGAGCAGCATTATCACAAGCAGGAGGCTATTCTTGACGAGAGTGTGGTCGTTAAGATTGAAGTACCCGACGAGGAAACCGCTGCAGAAGTTGCTGCTTTGATAAACCCAGAACACGGTATGCTGACGTTGGTGGATCAGGGCATTGAATCAGCAACAGTCGAGAAATTGGACCTACAAGAAAGTGAGCACGGGAAAGGGCCTAGTACCGAGGAAGGGACGTGTGTTTCTGATGGTATGGCGAACAGCGTAGCTCCACCCTCGGGAGAGACAGAAACAGTGCCAAGCCCTCCTGTAAGAGGAACGAACAGAGCAAAACAAATAACTTGCCCTCCGAAAAGAGGTTTAAGAAAAAGTCCAAGAAAGCTACCTGTAATTCGGCAAAGAAGTAGTAATGATAGTACTAAGCCATCACAGGCCTCGGATACAAGTGATATTGGGGGTAAAGCTCCTCGAAGCCGGGTGGAGTTGATTGACAAGGTAAAAAACCTTCACTCTGCAAAGAAACTTCAGTCAGGAAAGAGGAAAAGTTTTTCCGATGTTGAGGTTTCCAACACGATAGCTTTATCACGAGAACGAATTCAGTTGGTCCGTGATAGAATTAAACTGTGGAAATCTGATCAAGATGGGGCTTTGGCAACTGCTTCTGAAGCTTCCGAGAAGGTTCTGCTGACAACTGCAGAAAAGACATCACTTAGGCCGTCCTCTACTAATTCGGACACTGATACTACGATGTATTATAACAATACCCCCTTAACGCCTTCTAAAGTCCCCGTCCGTGACGTTACGGTTCCTGTCCGCGAGTTAAGGAATTCAACTCGTAAGACTACTAAAGAGCTGAAAAAGTCGAGCTTGCAAAAGTCGAGAAAGAATTCGCATGACGCTAGAAAGGAGCCGAGGGAAGGGTCGAAACGGAAAGCAGACACAAAGACCGAAAGCTCAAAACAAGGAAAGAGACAAGCACGCAAAAGAGGCAAGGAGAAAAGGAATTTTAAGCGAAGGAGCTCGAGCAGAGGCACCCCTACCCCTGTCAGTATTTCAGTTTGCGGGAACAGCCCATCAGAAGATGTAAAGAAAATGAATGCCCAAGAG GGTTCTACAAATTCAGAGTTGTCTACTCCTGTTGCTCATGTTGGACTACCGACTGCGGCCGTCGAGTCTCTGAAGAAACAGCTTCAGCGCAAGTCTCGAG TCCCAACCAAGTCCAGCTCTGAATCCTACTCTATGTTCAGTGGACACACTGGGGCCGTGTGCGCCATCAAG GCCTGTGATGGCTACCTGTACACCTGTTCTGCAGACAAGACGACCAAAGCTTTTGACATCCAG ACTGGAAATTGCGTGAAAGTCTATGATGGGCATCACAATGCTGTCAACTGCCTTGAG ATCTCAGAAGATCGGACACGCCTGTTCACTGGCTCCAACGATCAGACCGTACGGAGTTACAACGTGAAG ACGGCTGTTTGCACTCACAAGTTCACATTCCACGGCCGTGTCATGTGTCTTCATAATGCATTCGATCTGTTGTTTGTCGGGCTGAACACTGGTATCGTCACACTGGTCGATCTTAAG AAAAACGCATGCGTCGAACGGCTCCACTGCCATGACCCCAGAGGTGTTAGTTGCCTAGCAACGGCTACTGAGGGTCAACGGAAGCTCCTTTGCACGGGCTCATTTGACGCAACAATTTCCATTCGAGACTCCACG AGCGGACTTCTCATCAGAACAATAAAAAGCCACACGATGACGGTGCTGTGTTTGCAG GTAGTGGAGAATTTCATTTACAGTGGTGCGGCCGACAATCAAGTTCTTGCGCACAACCTCAAC ACTGGCGAGCTGGTGCGTAGTTACAAAGGGCATACACTGAGTGTCAGCGGTCTGCAGGTAGTCGGGCGGGTCCTTGTCTCTTCCTGCTTGGACAAGCTGATTCGCTGCTACGATCTCGCG TCCGCAGAGCTGCTTCAAGTCTACGGCGGTCACAAGGAGATGATATTTTCTGTTCACATGTTCAACGGCAAGGTACCGAAACAAACTTATAGG ATCTACAGTGGAGCTCGTGATGGTAAAGTGGTGTCAGTGAAATTGGACCTCCGAGTGTATCATCAGTGCTTG TGGAAAGACTGCAATCTCAAGTATGGTGTGATGTCACACCTGACAGACCACGTGAAAG AATCCCACATCAAACAAGGCGATCTGACAAGCTGCGGATGGGAAGGATGTGACGGAGTCTTTTCCTCTGATTCGATCCATGAGAAGCTG gATATCGCCAGACACATACTTAGTCATGTAGAGTCACGTGGTAGCGAGAAGTGA